The Bacteriovorax sp. BAL6_X genome window below encodes:
- a CDS encoding GNAT family N-acetyltransferase translates to MILTTLDQYSHLKDILNKEIEKAFHYKDDNSFNTDFFQLMKESNHNNCHLLLDENENLIAHIGVRPVTLHYKGQELKTILLGGIVTKEEFQGKGHFKKLYNHIKSIYKDNYSLAILWSDNMSVYKKLGYTQFGLTAVIGDTPSTEDEIKQRGYHQVPIQQIPKERLENKYNESYKETISIKRTLTEWNDIQKISSMKIYMNDNNDYLFFEKGQDLKGIIHECSFANNKVELSKFKGLQLLNPTPLDNNSFYIHLAWGKVINTSDFSKFLSAITNGQVSISEFLADSDKITLTINEESYLFKREEVLPLLFGPEQAIELQDLIPQIYITGADSI, encoded by the coding sequence ATGATACTTACAACTTTAGATCAATATTCTCACTTAAAAGACATACTCAATAAAGAAATTGAAAAAGCTTTTCATTATAAAGATGACAATAGCTTTAATACTGATTTCTTCCAACTAATGAAGGAGAGCAATCATAATAACTGTCACCTTCTTCTTGATGAGAATGAGAACTTAATCGCCCATATAGGTGTAAGGCCAGTCACACTACATTATAAAGGCCAAGAATTAAAAACAATACTTCTTGGAGGTATTGTCACTAAAGAAGAGTTTCAAGGAAAAGGCCACTTTAAAAAACTCTATAATCATATAAAGAGTATCTATAAGGATAACTACTCACTGGCAATTCTTTGGAGTGACAATATGAGTGTCTACAAAAAACTTGGCTACACTCAATTTGGACTAACAGCAGTCATTGGTGATACCCCTTCGACAGAGGACGAGATTAAACAAAGAGGCTATCATCAAGTTCCTATCCAACAAATCCCAAAAGAAAGATTGGAAAATAAATATAACGAATCATATAAAGAGACTATTTCTATTAAAAGGACTTTAACAGAATGGAATGATATTCAAAAAATATCTTCGATGAAAATATATATGAATGACAATAATGATTATCTTTTCTTTGAGAAGGGACAAGATTTAAAAGGTATTATTCATGAATGTTCTTTCGCTAATAATAAAGTAGAGCTTTCAAAATTCAAAGGACTACAATTACTTAATCCAACCCCTCTAGATAATAATTCATTCTACATCCACCTTGCATGGGGGAAAGTTATAAATACTTCAGACTTTTCAAAATTCTTGAGTGCCATTACAAATGGTCAGGTTTCGATTTCAGAATTTCTAGCAGATTCAGATAAGATAACTCTTACAATTAACGAAGAATCGTATTTATTTAAAAGAGAAGAAGTCCTACCACTTCTATTTGGGCCAGAGCAAGCAATTGAGCTACAAGACTTAATTCCTCAAATCTATATTACTGGCGCAGATAGTATTTAA